One segment of Candidatus Aminicenantes bacterium DNA contains the following:
- a CDS encoding DUF2271 domain-containing protein: protein PQAKQQLESVINAVKQKIADRDKAARKTVEGSAPAAETTDPQAVLAQAGKLLAQNKWTEARKLLEPFVDRNPDHLPAHKMLLQTISSLANIGYDNNVYADQDYRTNLAFDVVRLMEKISELDPKDMEMRLQKGAINVSMPFFVNKLDQGIDDLNMVLNGDSTDEQKAQALYYLGLAHQKQMTTYWIQVAKKYGKTQAAQEVFAGLRPAITRLSAKDLKKPCVTIDFVLGFRDELAPQTAVWIENSEGEFVKTVYVSGFSGFAKEKQVNLPQWSKRSEFRDVDGVTGASIDRGHHIYVWNLKDFQENTVPQGEYRVRVETHFWPSMMYQRSEAVIRVGKEIDSSVTEKGHLIPFLKVDYHGSQKQSE from the coding sequence CGCCGCAGGCAAAACAGCAACTGGAGAGCGTCATCAATGCGGTAAAACAGAAAATCGCCGACCGCGATAAGGCGGCCCGGAAAACCGTGGAAGGTTCCGCCCCGGCCGCTGAAACCACTGACCCGCAAGCGGTCCTGGCCCAGGCAGGCAAACTATTGGCACAGAACAAGTGGACAGAGGCCCGCAAGCTGCTTGAACCGTTCGTGGATCGCAATCCGGATCACCTTCCGGCACACAAAATGCTGCTGCAAACGATCTCCAGCCTGGCCAACATCGGTTACGACAATAACGTCTACGCCGACCAGGACTACCGCACCAACCTGGCCTTTGACGTGGTCCGCCTGATGGAAAAGATCAGCGAACTAGACCCGAAAGACATGGAAATGCGGCTGCAGAAAGGCGCGATCAACGTGAGCATGCCCTTTTTCGTCAACAAGTTGGACCAGGGGATTGATGACCTGAACATGGTCTTGAATGGCGACAGCACGGACGAGCAAAAGGCCCAGGCCCTCTACTATCTGGGCCTGGCGCACCAGAAGCAGATGACCACCTACTGGATCCAGGTGGCCAAAAAGTATGGCAAAACCCAAGCCGCCCAAGAGGTTTTCGCCGGCCTGCGCCCGGCCATAACCCGCTTATCCGCTAAAGATCTGAAAAAGCCATGCGTGACCATCGATTTCGTACTCGGATTCAGGGACGAACTCGCCCCCCAGACCGCGGTCTGGATTGAAAACTCCGAGGGCGAATTCGTCAAAACCGTCTACGTATCCGGGTTCAGTGGCTTTGCCAAAGAAAAGCAGGTCAACCTGCCCCAGTGGTCCAAACGCTCCGAATTCCGAGACGTGGACGGCGTGACCGGCGCCAGCATTGACCGCGGACACCACATCTACGTATGGAACCTGAAAGATTTCCAGGAAAACACCGTGCCCCAGGGCGAATACCGCGTACGCGTGGAAACCCACTTCTGGCCCAGCATGATGTACCAGCGCAGCGAGGCCGTCATCCGCGTCGGTAAAGAGATTGACTCATCGGTAACCGAAAAAGGACACCTGATCCCGTTTCTGAAAGTGGACTATCACGGCTCACAAAAACAATCCGAATAG